One stretch of Leadbetterella byssophila DSM 17132 DNA includes these proteins:
- a CDS encoding sensor histidine kinase yields MKIRNKILVYFSVTVMSLTLIFFALIYYLFSEYREEEFQQEQLSKIKNTISLIEEYKKKSAELSQLLDEQYINDFYDEKLLVYDHDKSLIFSSIDQLEIYRSDQILHELSPNVRWIEKVSDQYDVVGVYLEVHGKSYYAISKAYDNLGHSKRVFLGRLLVGMFALFSLVVWGLSLHLSKLIAQPIVRLSKNMMKVEDFAKVEVDSTTLEIQDLAKSFNALLDRTKESFAFQKHSIHHISHELKTPIAVLVSELDALTQVKDIEEIRSKIPKLRDNAKNLGEIIHVLLEISKIDSGQPLLKESFRIDELYFDVVDELRHIYPAAVMEWNYPEREFQEEDLLINGNRLMFRQVLQNLLLNGIAYSSASKVRAKLGPNKELFFENEGPTLSSEEQTQLFSPFFRGENSRSRPGFGLGLALTQRILNLHGASISYFIPKEGINTFHIQWT; encoded by the coding sequence ATGAAGATTAGAAATAAGATACTGGTCTATTTCTCTGTGACGGTGATGAGTTTGACCCTCATCTTCTTTGCACTGATCTATTATCTGTTCTCAGAGTATAGGGAGGAGGAGTTTCAGCAGGAACAGTTGAGTAAGATCAAGAATACCATAAGCCTCATAGAAGAATACAAAAAGAAAAGTGCAGAGCTGTCTCAATTGCTGGATGAACAGTATATCAATGATTTTTACGACGAGAAACTATTGGTTTACGATCATGATAAGAGCTTGATCTTTTCCAGTATTGATCAATTGGAAATTTATAGATCTGACCAAATCCTTCATGAACTTTCACCTAATGTACGATGGATAGAAAAGGTTTCTGACCAATACGATGTAGTGGGTGTTTATTTAGAGGTTCATGGAAAGTCCTATTATGCCATTAGTAAAGCTTATGACAATTTAGGGCATTCTAAAAGGGTGTTTTTGGGCAGACTTCTGGTGGGTATGTTTGCATTATTTAGTCTGGTAGTTTGGGGACTTAGCTTACATCTATCTAAACTCATCGCTCAGCCTATCGTTCGTCTCTCAAAGAACATGATGAAAGTGGAGGACTTCGCAAAGGTAGAAGTAGACAGTACTACCCTAGAAATTCAGGATTTGGCTAAAAGTTTTAATGCCCTTTTGGACCGAACTAAAGAATCCTTTGCCTTTCAAAAACATAGTATTCACCATATTTCTCATGAGCTTAAAACTCCCATAGCTGTCTTGGTTTCGGAGTTAGATGCTTTGACACAGGTAAAGGACATTGAAGAGATTAGATCTAAGATCCCAAAGTTGAGAGACAATGCGAAGAATCTGGGAGAGATCATTCACGTATTACTGGAAATCTCCAAAATAGACTCGGGTCAACCTCTACTAAAAGAGAGTTTTCGTATAGATGAGCTTTACTTTGATGTGGTGGATGAACTTCGGCATATATATCCTGCTGCTGTGATGGAATGGAATTATCCGGAAAGAGAATTTCAGGAAGAAGATCTTCTGATTAACGGAAATAGGTTAATGTTTAGACAGGTTCTACAAAATCTCCTGCTGAATGGTATAGCTTATTCCTCTGCGTCAAAGGTTAGGGCAAAGCTAGGGCCAAATAAGGAGTTATTTTTTGAAAACGAAGGGCCTACATTATCTTCTGAGGAGCAAACTCAATTATTCTCACCTTTCTTTAGGGGGGAAAATAGCAGATCACGTCCCGGTTTCGGTTTGGGACTTGCTTTGACTCAGCGTATCCTGAATCTGCATGGAGCCAGCATATCCTATTTTATCCCAAAAGAAGGGATAAACACTTTCCATATTCAATGGACTTAA
- a CDS encoding AMP-binding protein: MSVSNNNFPWYNHYPESVPHELNADAYPNLVELLEEGFEKFAHQPAFTYMGKTHTYRDIREMSIGFAAYLQSVGLKAGDRIGIQMPNCTQYPIALFGSLLAGLVVVNTNPLYTPREMKHQFTDSGCKAVVIVANFAYNLEKILPETSIKHVIITELGDPLGFPKRLLVNFVVKKVKKMVPPYHIPDSVGFNDAISKGKESTYTKPDVKINDLALIQYTGGTTGVSKGAELTHRNLIANMEGISLWFSPAFKYDYPRTIVGALPFYHIFALTVNVFASLKLGFHNILIPNPRDQKAMCKDLRKYKIFIFPGLNTLFNALLNNPDFLALDFSHLKITVSGGMALQATVSEKWYKATGCKISEGYGLSETSPVLSVNPVDGGQQVGTIGLPFPSTILKILKEDGTWGAANEVGEICAYGPQVMRGYYNRPDETAMVFHTDPEDGKVYFKTGDIGLMQEDGFFKIVDRKKDMILVSGFNVYPNEIEEVISQCPGVLEVACVGVEDEKSTEVVKVFIVKKDPNLTEEDVKAFARENLTAYKRPKFIEFRDELPKTNVGKILRRALRDEK, from the coding sequence ATGTCAGTTTCTAACAATAATTTTCCCTGGTATAACCATTACCCGGAAAGCGTTCCGCATGAACTTAACGCGGATGCTTATCCTAATCTTGTAGAACTTTTAGAGGAAGGATTTGAGAAGTTTGCCCATCAACCTGCATTCACCTACATGGGCAAGACGCATACCTATAGAGATATTCGGGAAATGTCCATAGGTTTTGCAGCCTATTTGCAAAGTGTAGGATTAAAAGCCGGAGATAGAATAGGCATACAAATGCCTAACTGTACCCAGTACCCCATTGCCTTATTTGGATCTTTACTTGCGGGATTAGTGGTAGTGAACACTAACCCCCTCTATACTCCAAGGGAGATGAAGCACCAATTCACCGACTCGGGATGTAAAGCAGTGGTGATTGTAGCAAACTTTGCCTATAACCTGGAAAAGATTCTTCCGGAAACATCTATAAAACATGTCATAATTACTGAACTAGGAGACCCACTGGGATTCCCTAAGCGTCTACTAGTAAATTTTGTGGTGAAGAAGGTTAAAAAGATGGTTCCCCCATACCATATTCCTGATAGTGTAGGGTTTAACGATGCCATTTCAAAAGGAAAAGAAAGCACCTATACCAAACCGGATGTGAAGATCAATGATCTGGCTCTAATTCAATATACCGGTGGTACTACAGGGGTATCTAAAGGGGCTGAATTGACCCACAGGAACCTCATTGCAAACATGGAGGGAATTAGTTTATGGTTCTCCCCGGCTTTCAAATATGACTATCCTAGGACTATTGTAGGTGCATTGCCTTTTTATCACATCTTTGCCTTAACGGTGAATGTATTCGCCTCCTTGAAATTAGGTTTCCACAACATCTTGATTCCTAATCCAAGAGATCAAAAAGCCATGTGTAAAGACCTAAGGAAGTACAAGATCTTTATCTTCCCGGGTCTAAACACTTTGTTCAATGCCCTGCTGAATAATCCTGATTTCTTAGCCTTAGATTTCTCCCATCTTAAAATTACCGTATCCGGAGGAATGGCCCTACAAGCCACTGTTTCAGAAAAGTGGTATAAAGCTACGGGATGTAAGATATCTGAAGGTTATGGTCTATCAGAAACCTCACCGGTATTGAGTGTTAACCCCGTAGATGGAGGTCAACAAGTAGGAACTATTGGTCTTCCCTTCCCTTCAACTATCCTTAAAATCTTAAAAGAAGACGGAACTTGGGGAGCAGCGAATGAAGTAGGTGAGATTTGTGCCTATGGACCTCAAGTGATGAGAGGATACTATAATAGACCGGATGAAACTGCAATGGTCTTCCATACTGATCCTGAAGATGGAAAGGTGTATTTCAAAACCGGAGATATAGGCCTTATGCAGGAAGACGGATTCTTTAAGATCGTAGATCGTAAAAAGGATATGATCTTAGTTTCAGGTTTTAACGTATATCCGAATGAGATCGAAGAAGTAATTTCTCAATGTCCCGGTGTGCTTGAAGTAGCCTGCGTAGGAGTTGAAGATGAAAAGTCTACGGAAGTAGTGAAAGTTTTCATTGTTAAGAAAGATCCAAACTTAACAGAAGAAGACGTAAAAGCCTTTGCAAGAGAAAACCTTACAGCCTATAAACGTCCGAAGTTTATAGAATTCAGAGACGAACTCCCTAAGACTAACGTAGGAAAGATCTTAAGAAGAGCTTTAAGAGATGAAAAATAG
- a CDS encoding efflux RND transporter periplasmic adaptor subunit has product MKRILVVLAFWAMGCENQPQQEKRKSFCLDENFKNKIEFYTTRLEEVVEGTHLTGSIIANPEKVVEYRPLWEGTVVKTYFTLGDKVSKGQLLAEIRSTEGNTLQATLSSLESRIKAAERKKENLKHLLADGMASQTELEEAIADLEVLKSEKVRAQTESKWNHSQEGYFKVYAPTSGVVTEKSINIGEQVVAGGEPMFVISDLEDLWLMLNIYASNVQRIQEGMEVSISTLSFPGELFSGRITKISPAFDEDARVLKARSTFENRGGKLKPGMTVDVTAWKKAGESAVAVPVSALVFSDNQYYVLVHHSDCKVEVRKVEIAVKNKEKAYLSGGLSEGEKIISKNQLLVFEAL; this is encoded by the coding sequence ATGAAAAGAATATTAGTGGTATTGGCATTTTGGGCTATGGGTTGCGAGAACCAGCCTCAACAAGAGAAAAGAAAGAGCTTTTGCTTAGATGAAAATTTTAAAAACAAGATAGAATTCTACACTACCCGTCTGGAAGAAGTAGTAGAAGGAACCCACCTGACAGGTAGCATCATTGCAAATCCTGAAAAAGTAGTAGAATATAGACCATTGTGGGAAGGAACGGTGGTCAAAACTTATTTCACCCTAGGGGATAAGGTTAGCAAAGGTCAACTTTTAGCTGAGATTCGAAGTACAGAAGGGAATACTTTACAAGCCACCTTAAGTTCATTGGAAAGCAGAATAAAGGCTGCAGAGAGGAAGAAGGAAAATTTAAAGCATCTATTGGCTGACGGTATGGCTTCCCAAACAGAATTGGAAGAAGCAATAGCAGATCTCGAAGTACTAAAATCTGAGAAAGTCAGGGCTCAAACGGAATCCAAGTGGAACCATTCTCAGGAAGGTTATTTTAAAGTTTATGCGCCAACTAGCGGTGTGGTGACAGAAAAGAGTATAAACATAGGAGAACAAGTTGTGGCAGGAGGAGAGCCCATGTTTGTGATCTCAGATCTCGAGGATCTTTGGCTAATGCTTAACATCTATGCTTCTAATGTTCAACGAATACAGGAAGGAATGGAGGTGAGCATAAGTACACTATCCTTCCCGGGCGAACTTTTTAGCGGTAGAATTACCAAGATATCTCCTGCATTTGATGAGGATGCAAGGGTTTTAAAAGCCAGATCCACCTTTGAAAATAGGGGTGGGAAACTCAAACCGGGAATGACAGTAGACGTGACGGCTTGGAAAAAGGCAGGTGAGAGCGCAGTGGCAGTACCGGTCTCAGCATTGGTTTTCTCAGATAACCAATATTACGTTCTAGTGCACCATAGCGACTGTAAAGTGGAGGTTCGTAAGGTTGAAATTGCAGTAAAAAACAAGGAAAAAGCATATCTGTCCGGAGGACTATCAGAGGGAGAAAAAATTATTTCTAAGAATCAATTGCTCGTATTTGAGGCATTATAA
- the yidD gene encoding membrane protein insertion efficiency factor YidD, with product MQFLNNTLGKFFILLVRIYQAGISPWLPNACRYDPTCSHYMIQSIKEWGVIKGTWLGLKRIGRCHPWGGFGYDPVPKKDKSSS from the coding sequence ATGCAATTTCTAAACAATACCCTCGGCAAATTCTTCATACTTTTGGTAAGAATATATCAAGCCGGCATATCGCCATGGCTCCCTAATGCTTGTAGGTATGACCCCACCTGTTCCCATTATATGATCCAAAGCATTAAGGAATGGGGCGTCATCAAAGGTACCTGGCTTGGCCTAAAACGTATTGGCAGGTGCCATCCTTGGGGTGGTTTCGGTTATGATCCCGTTCCTAAGAAAGATAAAAGTTCTTCCTGA
- a CDS encoding efflux RND transporter permease subunit produces the protein MQKFIKNIVGFSLKNSIIVFFATALLVIGGVIAYLHTPIEAFPDVTNTRARIITQWPGRSAEEVEKFVTLPLMKEMNTIPKKAEVRSISLFGLSVVTVLFDDDVDDFYAQQYASNRLQGVELPEGAQASIEPPYGATGEIFRYVVRSKRPIKELTAIQDWVIERELVAVPGVANVVSFGGEEKTFEIKINPTELANYDLSPLEVYEAVSKSNINVGGDVIEQGNQAYVVRGVGLLESIEDIENILITVKGNSPVLVKQVAEVAVAAKPRLGQVGLQDENDLVQGVVMMLRGENPGDVIPRLKEKIAELNQNILPGDVKIEPFIDRTELVNATVKTVTKNLLEGIFFVSVVVFVFLYNWRTTLIVATVIPLAFLFAIIMLRIQGLPANLISLGAIDFGLLLEGTLVIVETVFVAMEKKAHAVGMPTFNRMSKSGLIKKSAGSVGSYIVFAQIILIVALIPIFSFQKVEGKMFSPLAFTLGYALLGSLILSVTYVPAMCKLMLRGNIEEKENRISRFFKNRMYQLFAWSSKHKKVTVLSYLLLFFSCLTSFFFIGTEFIPKLNEGALYVRATLPNSINLQESVRLAQEMKSQIREFEEVKFVLNQVGRPNDGTDPTGFFNIEFHIQLHPEKEWKRKIKKEDLVEEMRGKLQTYPGIVFGFSQPIQDNVEEYVAGVKSALVVKIFGEDLEELEGYARQVAKAIEPVEGIKDINVYKNMGLPELRIQLHDHKLARYGVDIHDAQAVIEMAIGGRAATRIFENERMFDVRLRFDKNYRDDDQKIGEILIPSKSGRKIPLKEIATISYITGPTFIYREGSSRYIAVGFSVEGRDLGSTIKEAKAKVDEQVHLPSKNKLVWAGEFESKERATQQLAVIVPAVLVLILFLLYFNFGTLKDTLIAASTIPFAFIGGLISLLVTGTVFGISAGIGFIILFGVNTINGIILIAVMKENLRKMKLKEAIEEGVKGRIRPIVMIALMGSLGLLPAALSTGMGSEIQKPLAIMIVGGLLICMILSLTVLPQVFYWVYRKEKS, from the coding sequence ATGCAAAAGTTCATCAAAAATATAGTAGGATTCTCATTGAAGAATTCTATCATAGTCTTCTTTGCCACGGCACTACTGGTCATAGGAGGCGTTATAGCCTATTTACATACCCCTATAGAGGCCTTTCCAGATGTGACCAATACGAGGGCTAGAATCATCACCCAGTGGCCGGGTAGGAGTGCAGAGGAAGTGGAGAAATTTGTAACTCTTCCTCTGATGAAAGAGATGAATACCATCCCTAAGAAGGCGGAAGTAAGATCTATATCTCTCTTTGGTCTTTCTGTAGTGACGGTATTATTTGATGATGATGTAGATGATTTTTATGCCCAACAATATGCTTCTAACCGTTTACAGGGCGTAGAGCTGCCTGAAGGCGCCCAAGCCTCTATAGAACCTCCATATGGAGCTACAGGGGAAATCTTCAGGTATGTAGTGAGAAGTAAAAGACCCATCAAGGAACTAACTGCTATTCAGGATTGGGTAATAGAGAGAGAACTCGTAGCAGTGCCCGGAGTGGCAAATGTGGTGAGTTTTGGAGGAGAGGAGAAGACCTTTGAAATCAAGATCAATCCTACGGAGCTGGCTAACTATGACCTTTCTCCTTTGGAGGTGTACGAAGCAGTGTCCAAAAGCAATATCAATGTAGGTGGCGATGTCATAGAACAAGGAAACCAAGCTTATGTAGTGAGAGGAGTGGGTCTTTTGGAAAGTATAGAGGATATTGAAAACATTTTGATTACCGTCAAAGGCAATAGCCCCGTACTGGTTAAGCAAGTAGCAGAAGTGGCTGTAGCCGCTAAGCCAAGACTAGGTCAGGTAGGTCTGCAGGATGAAAATGACCTGGTTCAAGGTGTGGTAATGATGCTCAGGGGCGAGAATCCGGGAGATGTTATTCCTAGATTGAAGGAAAAGATAGCTGAGCTGAATCAAAACATTCTTCCAGGAGATGTTAAGATAGAACCATTTATAGACCGTACGGAGTTAGTGAACGCTACGGTGAAGACTGTGACGAAGAACTTGCTGGAAGGGATTTTCTTTGTGTCAGTAGTAGTTTTCGTTTTTCTGTACAACTGGCGGACGACCTTAATCGTGGCTACGGTCATACCCTTAGCCTTTTTGTTTGCCATCATCATGCTTAGAATACAGGGTCTTCCTGCTAATTTAATCTCTCTAGGGGCTATAGACTTTGGATTACTTTTGGAAGGAACTTTAGTGATCGTAGAGACGGTATTTGTGGCCATGGAGAAGAAAGCTCATGCGGTGGGAATGCCTACTTTCAATAGAATGAGTAAATCTGGTCTTATCAAGAAGAGTGCAGGTAGTGTTGGGTCCTATATCGTTTTTGCTCAGATCATTCTAATTGTAGCATTAATTCCAATATTCTCCTTCCAAAAGGTAGAAGGGAAGATGTTTTCTCCATTGGCTTTTACCTTAGGATATGCTTTGCTAGGTTCATTGATCCTCAGTGTTACCTACGTTCCAGCCATGTGTAAATTGATGTTAAGGGGAAATATTGAGGAGAAAGAAAATAGGATTTCTCGCTTTTTCAAGAATAGGATGTATCAGCTTTTTGCGTGGAGTTCAAAACACAAGAAAGTCACAGTCCTTTCCTATTTGCTATTGTTCTTTTCTTGCCTTACTTCCTTCTTTTTTATAGGTACAGAATTTATTCCAAAGCTGAACGAGGGGGCATTGTATGTGCGAGCTACTCTGCCGAATAGTATTAACCTTCAGGAGTCCGTGCGATTAGCTCAAGAGATGAAATCTCAGATCCGCGAGTTTGAGGAGGTGAAATTTGTATTGAATCAGGTAGGGAGGCCAAATGATGGGACTGACCCCACCGGTTTCTTCAACATAGAGTTTCATATCCAATTGCATCCTGAGAAGGAATGGAAACGAAAGATCAAAAAGGAAGACTTGGTCGAAGAAATGAGGGGCAAGTTGCAAACCTATCCCGGGATAGTATTTGGCTTCAGTCAACCTATCCAGGATAATGTAGAAGAGTATGTGGCAGGTGTGAAAAGTGCCTTAGTGGTCAAGATATTTGGAGAAGATTTAGAGGAATTAGAGGGATATGCCAGGCAGGTAGCTAAAGCCATAGAGCCAGTGGAGGGAATAAAAGATATCAACGTGTACAAAAACATGGGCTTACCCGAATTGAGAATACAGCTCCATGATCATAAGTTGGCACGCTACGGAGTAGATATTCATGACGCCCAGGCAGTGATTGAGATGGCCATAGGTGGTAGGGCGGCTACGCGTATTTTTGAGAATGAAAGGATGTTTGATGTTAGGTTGCGTTTCGACAAGAATTATAGAGATGATGACCAAAAGATAGGTGAGATCTTGATTCCAAGTAAGAGTGGAAGGAAGATTCCATTAAAGGAGATTGCTACGATTTCTTATATCACTGGCCCAACTTTTATCTATAGAGAAGGAAGCAGTAGATATATAGCAGTAGGATTTAGTGTAGAAGGGCGTGACTTAGGCAGTACCATTAAAGAGGCGAAAGCCAAAGTGGATGAGCAGGTGCATTTGCCTTCGAAAAATAAATTGGTTTGGGCAGGAGAATTTGAGAGCAAGGAAAGAGCCACTCAGCAGTTGGCCGTGATAGTTCCGGCTGTATTGGTATTGATCCTTTTCCTTTTGTACTTCAATTTTGGAACCTTAAAGGATACTTTGATCGCAGCTAGTACTATTCCATTTGCCTTTATAGGAGGATTGATTTCCTTATTAGTTACCGGTACCGTTTTTGGGATTTCTGCCGGTATAGGTTTTATTATACTCTTTGGGGTGAATACTATTAATGGTATAATCTTAATAGCGGTGATGAAAGAGAATCTAAGGAAAATGAAGCTAAAAGAGGCAATTGAAGAGGGTGTAAAAGGTAGGATCCGACCAATAGTGATGATCGCACTTATGGGTTCTTTAGGATTACTTCCCGCCGCTCTTTCTACCGGAATGGGATCTGAGATTCAGAAACCATTGGCTATCATGATTGTAGGGGGCTTGCTTATTTGTATGATCCTTTCTTTGACGGTTTTACCACAAGTGTTTTATTGGGTTTATAGAAAAGAAAAATCCTAA
- a CDS encoding aldo/keto reductase, translating into MRKVKLGRSEFEVSEIVFGAWAAGGWMWGSTDRRSAVDAIKAAYDAGVSSIDTAPIYGQGTSEEIVGEAIIDISRDKVEILTKFGLRWDDTKGTLYFPSKNNEGKDIDIYKYAGKESIIYECEQSLKRLGTDYIDLYQIHWPDVTTPIEESFEAVERLIEQGKVRHAGVCNYDASQVQVVKNIIISNQIPYSMVNRGIEKEVLPYCFDEGIGVLAYSPLERGLLTGKIKPGYTFAEGDHRATHPHFAPDFVEKTQDLLQKIQTIADSHNASLHQVILEWTLNQKGISAVLVGARNAEQSVANAQRVHLSGDELSLIQEWADAFAA; encoded by the coding sequence ATGAGAAAAGTTAAATTAGGTCGAAGCGAATTTGAGGTGTCAGAGATTGTCTTTGGAGCCTGGGCAGCCGGAGGTTGGATGTGGGGAAGCACTGACAGACGTTCTGCAGTAGATGCTATTAAAGCTGCATATGATGCAGGGGTAAGCTCCATAGATACAGCACCTATCTACGGACAAGGTACCAGTGAAGAGATAGTGGGAGAAGCTATAATAGACATTTCCCGTGATAAGGTAGAGATCTTAACGAAGTTCGGTTTAAGATGGGATGATACTAAAGGTACTTTGTATTTCCCATCAAAAAACAATGAAGGTAAAGACATAGATATCTACAAATATGCCGGAAAAGAAAGCATTATCTATGAATGCGAACAAAGCCTTAAAAGGTTAGGTACGGATTACATAGATTTATACCAAATACATTGGCCAGATGTTACTACTCCTATTGAAGAATCATTTGAAGCCGTAGAAAGGTTAATAGAACAAGGGAAAGTCAGACATGCAGGCGTTTGTAATTATGATGCATCACAAGTTCAAGTGGTGAAGAACATCATCATCTCAAACCAAATTCCTTATAGCATGGTGAATAGAGGTATTGAAAAAGAGGTTTTACCTTACTGTTTTGATGAAGGCATTGGGGTATTGGCCTATAGTCCTTTAGAAAGAGGTCTTTTAACGGGTAAAATTAAACCGGGTTATACTTTCGCAGAAGGGGACCATAGAGCTACCCACCCTCACTTTGCTCCAGATTTTGTAGAAAAAACACAGGATCTTTTACAAAAGATCCAAACCATCGCAGATTCGCATAATGCTAGTCTGCACCAAGTGATACTAGAATGGACACTGAATCAAAAAGGGATTAGTGCGGTGTTAGTGGGAGCAAGAAATGCTGAACAATCTGTAGCTAATGCCCAAAGAGTTCATTTAAGTGGAGATGAGCTATCACTTATTCAGGAATGGGCGGATGCTTTTGCTGCTTAA
- a CDS encoding DinB family protein yields MEYWMQGPLPGIPALVQPVAHVLKQLQKEVHECMVDFPENLLYERPFGRASVGFHLLHIGGVIDRMFTYAEGKMLNDRQFRELEEEKLHSKSLEELLRHLDDTIGSALGKLSEVDQSTLTETRYLGRKRIPVTLMGLLFHSAEHGMRHLGQLIVTVSALKQQKHPPIPE; encoded by the coding sequence ATGGAATACTGGATGCAAGGTCCATTGCCGGGAATTCCGGCCTTAGTTCAGCCCGTGGCACACGTGTTAAAACAATTGCAAAAAGAGGTGCACGAGTGTATGGTAGATTTTCCTGAAAATCTGCTCTATGAAAGGCCATTTGGGCGTGCATCAGTGGGCTTTCACCTACTACATATAGGAGGTGTTATAGATAGAATGTTTACTTATGCAGAGGGTAAGATGCTAAATGATAGGCAATTCAGAGAACTTGAAGAGGAAAAGCTTCATTCCAAGTCTCTCGAAGAGCTCTTACGTCATTTGGATGATACTATAGGGTCTGCCTTGGGTAAATTGTCAGAAGTGGATCAAAGTACATTGACAGAAACCAGATATTTGGGTAGGAAAAGGATACCCGTTACTCTCATGGGGCTCCTTTTCCATAGTGCAGAACACGGTATGCGTCATTTAGGTCAATTAATAGTGACCGTTTCTGCTCTTAAGCAGCAAAAGCATCCGCCCATTCCTGAATAA
- a CDS encoding thioredoxin family protein yields MRFEEYLNYFESILEDPHPYQDYIKMNWTRMNRWLKTGKVMAELQNVIKEPQEWLVITEPWCGDAAHTVPFIQMIAEANPQVEVNYELRDSEPFSIEKYLTNGSKSIPKLVIRDKEGNDLFVWGPRPKGCQELFQSMPKELAIVELQKWYNEDKGKGVQEELLSFLGTGS; encoded by the coding sequence ATGAGATTTGAGGAGTATTTGAATTATTTTGAAAGTATTTTAGAAGATCCACACCCTTATCAGGATTACATCAAGATGAACTGGACGAGGATGAACCGTTGGTTAAAGACGGGTAAAGTGATGGCTGAATTACAGAATGTAATTAAAGAACCCCAGGAATGGTTAGTTATCACAGAACCGTGGTGCGGAGATGCAGCCCATACGGTCCCTTTTATTCAGATGATTGCTGAGGCAAATCCACAGGTTGAGGTAAATTATGAATTAAGAGATAGTGAGCCTTTCTCCATTGAAAAGTATTTAACAAATGGATCTAAGTCTATTCCGAAATTGGTCATTCGTGACAAGGAGGGAAATGATCTTTTTGTGTGGGGACCTAGGCCCAAGGGTTGTCAGGAACTCTTCCAAAGTATGCCTAAGGAGCTAGCTATTGTTGAACTGCAGAAATGGTATAATGAGGACAAAGGAAAAGGGGTTCAGGAAGAACTTTTATCTTTCTTAGGAACGGGATCATAA
- a CDS encoding TolC family protein — protein MKLLFLFLLFTDTLHLSRSEVEQRFLRENLSLMAQRMQISEAEARVEQEKRWPNPTLTIDQLNLTAPKGQEVVPPLWGSFGKNRQFGVELEQIIFTAKKKRKSIALAEREVQLAHLSFSELLWESKLQLRQKCTAAQSLREQISFQQSHLIEVENILQKMEAHVSTGRIPKKEVVRMRTYLLEQKQNLAELIAEESEIQLQLKIWLNTSSFLVITDPLIPDDLEVFEESERPDLAIKKGLADYQAQNLIHRKSERMPDLQLKAQYDRNGNAMLNFFGLGVSMDLPLWDKKQGAIKEAEWAKKRSELEVEQMEWKVQKEKEVAFENLHKAKEFLDAFSADFRQEQKEWLENYQKHLLERNTTLLEFLDQAESSLKALQLYVKAKEAVRLRWEEYRYVKGL, from the coding sequence ATGAAGCTATTATTTCTTTTTCTACTCTTTACGGATACGCTACATCTTAGCAGATCAGAAGTAGAGCAAAGGTTCCTTCGAGAAAACCTCAGCTTGATGGCGCAGCGTATGCAGATTTCAGAAGCAGAGGCACGCGTAGAGCAAGAGAAAAGATGGCCCAATCCTACCTTGACGATAGATCAATTAAATCTTACTGCACCAAAAGGGCAAGAGGTGGTACCTCCATTGTGGGGAAGTTTTGGTAAAAATAGGCAGTTTGGAGTGGAGTTAGAGCAGATCATTTTTACCGCTAAAAAGAAAAGAAAGTCAATAGCTCTTGCTGAAAGGGAAGTACAATTAGCACATTTAAGTTTTTCAGAGCTTCTATGGGAATCTAAGCTGCAGTTGAGACAAAAGTGTACAGCCGCCCAATCCCTCCGTGAACAGATCTCCTTTCAACAGTCGCATCTTATCGAGGTGGAAAATATCCTCCAAAAAATGGAAGCTCATGTGAGTACCGGAAGGATTCCAAAGAAGGAAGTGGTGCGTATGCGTACCTATCTTTTGGAACAAAAACAAAACTTAGCAGAGCTCATAGCAGAGGAATCAGAAATCCAGTTGCAACTGAAAATTTGGTTAAACACATCTTCTTTTCTAGTGATTACGGATCCTTTAATACCTGACGATTTAGAGGTCTTTGAGGAGAGTGAACGCCCGGATCTGGCCATTAAAAAGGGGCTAGCAGATTATCAAGCCCAAAATCTTATTCACAGAAAATCAGAGCGAATGCCAGATTTGCAATTGAAAGCGCAGTACGACCGTAACGGAAATGCTATGTTAAACTTCTTCGGTTTAGGTGTTAGCATGGATTTACCTCTTTGGGATAAGAAACAGGGAGCCATTAAAGAAGCAGAATGGGCTAAAAAGCGCTCAGAATTAGAAGTAGAGCAAATGGAATGGAAAGTTCAAAAGGAGAAGGAAGTTGCCTTCGAAAACCTTCATAAGGCAAAAGAATTTCTGGATGCATTTTCTGCAGATTTCAGACAGGAACAAAAGGAATGGTTAGAAAATTATCAAAAGCACCTTTTGGAGAGAAATACCACTTTACTGGAATTTCTGGATCAAGCGGAAAGTAGTTTAAAAGCCTTGCAATTATATGTAAAGGCGAAGGAAGCAGTTCGATTAAGATGGGAGGAATATAGATATGTAAAAGGATTATGA